The following DNA comes from Musa acuminata AAA Group cultivar baxijiao chromosome BXJ1-4, Cavendish_Baxijiao_AAA, whole genome shotgun sequence.
GGACGCTGGTGTTGGAGATCCTGACGTCAAAGCAGGCGGTGGAGCTGCTGGTGGCGGCGAAGCAGCTCCAACTCTCGGTCCACGAGTGCGGCCACCAGCGCGACCAGAGGAATGGCCGCGGCAGATGATATGTTAGTAATTAAAAGAAAGCGTGTCTAAGATATCATAACGACTGTATAAACACCGTACaaagatataaatataaatatcaatatatatgtatatgtatatgtatatgtatatatggaggTGGACTCTCATGTTGACTTGATGCACCAAGCCCATAAGTCTTCGGATTCGGGCAGGGCATCAAGAATCGTGCATGCTTCACCTTATGATGCGGTGCTGATGTGTCACTGTTGCGACGTGATTCGGCCTAATGGATTAAAGCGGCCCCAAGTCTAATCCAATATCGTATTCTGTTCGATCAATCCTAACCTCGATGACGACGCACGCCTCATGTAATGAATGGTACATGTAATATCGTGGGTGTTTCGCAGATAGCCCACCCTTCCCTCTGTTCCAAACCTTTCTTCCACATCTCTGTCAAGGACCGATGTCGCCGGTAAGCTTGGAAGACTTGTATCAATTTATTGTTACTTGCAGATAAGAGATGAGAATACAATCGACTGACATCAGAAATGTATTGGATACATCACGTTACGACAGTGGAAGAGATTACTGTTTGAGCCActcgtttttcttcttttattctactCCAGACAACAGCAACAATCTTCAAATATCAGCAATTAATGAATGGGAAATCCCAACAGGTGTGTTTATTACAGAAGGGAGGAGGGAATAGATTGATTGGCTGGCCTCAGTGTGGAGAAAGGGGAAAGCCAATTCCATGGCGGGTGGTGGGGAACGTAACAAACAGCATGCTGCAGATAACTCCGATCGCCACCGGCAGGCACGTGAGGACCTGCTTCGTCTCCACCGACGGTATGGGATAGAAGCAGGACGCGACGTTCTGGTCAAACAGCGCAACCGCTGCAAAAACCAGAAAGGACATGAAGGCATGGACGAAATCGATGAACTTGATCCTGTAGCCAATTGCGATCGTGGGAGGGAGCGGCGCGGTCCCGTCGATGACCCACAGTCCCTTGAAGGTCGCCAGTCCGTACCGCACCGTGCCGTTCCCGTCCCGAAAGCTGTCCGTGAAGCTGAGGACGAAACATGAGAGGGCGCAGAGGGCCGCGAGACACGCGGTCATCAGCCGGTTCGCCGCCATGCAATGACCTCCGTCGGTGAAGATGGGGGAGAGGAGTTGGAAGGCGAGCACGGTGCCGGTGGGGAGCAGTTTGGCGAGGTGGGCGGTGCTCCTGAAGGTCTGGCTGATGGCTCTCTGGACGGAGGTCACTTGATCGTCACCCGACGAATCTGGAGCCAAGAGaggctgcttctgctgctgctgttgctgctgagcTTCTACGTCAGTAATCTTTGTTGCCATTGTCAATGAAGGGATTCCTCTGCAATTCTTCAGCGACTATGGAGGTGATTTATGGGGGGGTTGCAGTGGGGAGGACATGGAAGATACGTCTGAGGAGAAGGAAAGGGGGTGGAGGAGGAAGGGAAGGCGTTGAGAGTTGGCTTGCAAGGAAGAGCAAGCAGTAGTTGGAGGGAAGGTAACGGTTTACAAGAATGGCGGCGGGGTTTACGTTAGAAAGAGCTTGAAGTAGCTGATGTGTGATTGGTTGAGGCGTGTATGGATCTGCTTGTTAGTAACATTATCGGCACGCCAAAACCTTTTAAGTCGAAAGGGATTTACTTCATCTCCATTGCATGCCAATATGCCGCGTCCCAACGATTGCACCAGCGTTTTATACGTGTGTTCTTTGGCGTCTATCTGTGATATTGCGTTCACCATAGCTTGATGTGCTGTTCATCGTTCATTATTTCGCGCAAGTTTCTTCGTATGTTTGCTTATGCATAGAGGTTCGTAATTCTTCATCATGATCGTAGAGATATACTGTAGAGAGAGACATGTGGTTCAGAGAAGAGATCCTCCAATATAAATTTTGGTCCATAATATAGAGGAAAAGATTTACACAAAGATATAGGGAACGTAGTTGTGGGAAAAAGAAACAAGTGAACCATCAGCATTATCTTCCACGTTACTCTAACGTGACCTTGGAGCTAAAAACTAGCTCACTTCTCATCTTTGTATCTCCTCTTGGTATCTCTTGCCTCCTCATCTACCCATCTCACTCAGTGTGGTGAAACGTCTCCTACGGACCTGCTTGCCCCGTCTTCACTCAACCAACTACACCACctttccttttttcttcttcctttttagtTCTCTTTTCCCGTTTTTTTGCGTGCTGTTGTTCCCTTAATCCTTCTTTACAGCTGAACAATGAAGAGGAGAGCATGAACATGTTCCCCCTCCTTTTAAAGTCACTTAGGTTTAAGATCGTTTGGTTACAAAGTCCCCGAGAGACGTAGATAAACACAAGCAAAGATTAAGGGTCAAGGAATTTGCCACAATTTGTTGAGTAGAGTATCTCTCTTCCCCACCTTCACACTTCCCATAACCTCGTTTTGTCTTGTCCTTTCCTTTTGTGTTCCTCTCTCCTCCTTTGGGAACGATGACCAAAAGCGAAGGAGAACTCTATTCCTTCCCTACTCTCAAGGACAGCTGAGGACGGCAAAGTGGAGTCACGTTGCTTTGTGAGAAACaagcttctttcttctttcccttTTCCTTCCGCCCCTTGCCTTGTCTAGTTATTATTCTCTTTGCCGGGTCCGGAGAAGCGGGAAGGAGAGATAAGGGAATGCTTTCCCAAACAGAGTATTGAGCTTTGTGGGTAGGGGGGGGAATGAGATCAGGTTAGGGTTCCCAACATGGCTTGGTGCAGTAGCTGTGGCAACGATCGCATGTTCGACAGAAATCTAGCCTCCTCGGTAGCACTGGTTGGAGTTGGAAAGAGATTGAAAGCAAATTCCATCAAGGCATGTCCTTCTTGTGGTCATCGCATCGAGCTTGTCGAATCCGAAAAGGTGTTCCTTCTCCTTCGTTTCTTCTGTACTTCGAGATAGTACTTGATTTACCTTGCATCAAAGAAACAATATATTACTCTCAATCAACACAAGAAAAAAACATGGAAGGCTCATGCGTGTGAACGTGGATGAATTCAGCCTCCTTCTGCCATTCAAGATTTGCCGGGGTTGCCCGCCGGAGTGAAGTTTGATCCAACGGACCAAGAGCTTCTCGAGCATTTGGAGGGGAAAGCGATGCCCGAGTCGGAAAAGTTTCACCCTCTCATCGATGAGTTCATTCCTACCATAGAAGGAGAGAGTGGGATTTGCTACACCCATCCTGAGAAGCTTCCTGGTAATTAATATCTGATTGAATGAGCAACATGGGTTTTATTTCACATCATTATAGTCATCGTATTTTCTCTCCGTCTACCCTATAAGATATTCTCAAGTACACATTCTCTATATATGCTTCATGGactatgatcctatttataggacctagtgataatcaccctataactactagatcatgattgaaatagttattgaaatcatcctgtAACTACTAgaacatgataactatctagataactaTGATTCAAATCTCAATAGATActcctttttattttcttataaaatgATTATCTATTTTCACAAAAGTTTCATTAGAATTTGCGATCCTAAAGTTTCTCTTAATCTCTTAAAATGATTATATCTAATTTTTAGAAACCATGTTCTCCGAAAAATCTACCCATATAAAATGTAAAAGGTTATTTCGTGGGATCAATCGAATGACAGTTCTCATGTTCCTCAAAAAGTATCATCATGAAAGAAGTTTCTCTACTGgatttctatcatattgcatgcaCTGCGTAATGATTTATATGCTCAAGTCACTGCCTTCTCGAGATCATGTACAACATACTTCCTTTGCTTCCTTCGGGTGGATCGATTACGTATAATTGGATTCATACATATGTATGCATTTGTGAGCTTAAAAATCGGGTATTGTGTGTAGGGGTGAGGAGGGATGGATTAGTCAGACACTTCTTCCATCGCCCCTCCAAGGCATACACGACGGGGACAAGGAAGAGGAGAAAGGTGCACACCGACGAGCATGGCGGTGAGACACGGTGGCACAAGACCGGCAAGACACGGCCAGTGTTCGTGGGCGGAAGTCTGAAGGGCTACAAGAAGATCCTCGTCCTCTACACCAACTATGGTAACCAAAGAAAGCCGGAGAAGACGAATTGGGTGATGCACCAGTACCATCTCGGCTCcgacgaggaggagaaggaaggggaACTTGTTGTGTCAAAGGTTTTCTACCAGACGCAGCCACGGCAGTGTGGTTTGGGAGCGAAGGATGCGGTCCAAACAAGGCTTAACGGATACGGAGGGGGCGGCAACGCGATCCTCAAAGATGGAAGCATCAGTAACTACTGTAGCTCGTCGCTCATATCCTATGACCAGACCAGGAACAGCCAAGCTAAGTTTGCCATGCAGGCTACTGGAGCTTCTTTTCTTCCATGACAAgggatatatatacaaatatagaaGAAGAAATGATATGACAAGGTTGTTTAATTTTGTACACAGGTGAATGCATTCATTCACTCCAACACGAACCTTTTGATGGAATGCATGAGAGGTTGGATTTCCTTTTGCTTTTACATGTATCAAATAAGTTTGTCTAGCTTTTTCCTGCAATGGTTGTAAAGATGAGCCAACTGACTGCAGCAGCGTGTTTGTAAGGAGAGTAATATTATTGTCTGCCCTTCTTTTGTTCATTGTGTGTTGTCATAAAGTTGTGAATCACAACTAATGTCGATGATTAATTGGCGATTTCAAGCTTTCAGCAGATGTTCTGACACTCTGATGCAACTCCCTGTCATCCAAATTACCATGATTAAGTGTTATCCTAACTAATCACAATATGACAAAAGCAAACTCTGGGTCACAGACAAGTAAATGAAATAGTAGGCCCTCTCTCAAGTGCACAATTCATGCAGCCGATCGATGCATATGAATTGTAGATTTTGttgttttttaatttataaaGGCAGGAATTTGAGAACTTATCCTAATTTCTGTTCACATATTTACATTTTTTTAAGAAACAGAGAAATATATTAAAGATTTCATGAGCAAAATGAACAACTATTATTATTCTCTGATAATTCAAAGGACATAACTCTGCCTTCAAAGGCATCTTTACCATGCGAGAGAAGCCAGTTTGTCTCGTTCTAAACTGATGGACTTGTTGCTAGTTTTTGAATGCCACGATGCTCTGCTGAGCAGATCATACTTTATTGTGGTGCACAGGATTCCTTTGTTCTTCCCACACCACGGTGCCCAAAATTGTCTGGTTCTTAGATGCGGACATGATCTGGTCATCCACTGCCACATGAATTTGTCTAGCGTGAACAACGATCTAAATTCCGATTAAGATACGCCATCTCGGTGAAGTGTTGTCCTACACTACAAGATGCCTCCGTTTGTACACAAGCTGGAGTACAAGCAAGCACATCCAATCTGTGCATTCCCACCTCTTCAGCCTTTCTTTCCCTGGAAGCAGGCTGTTCTTCCTTTAAATCACTCTCTGCATCTCATCTCCAGAATGAAGAGCTAATGACCGCACTGCATTGGTAGCAGAAGCCTAAGATGTGAgagggagacagagagagagagagagagagagagagagagagagagagagagagagagagagagagatgctgctGGATAGAGAATCCATAGATTTGGTGTTGGTCCCAGCTGGGCTGGCCATGATGTTTGGGTACCATCTCTTCCTTCTTTACAGGATCCTCAGGTTTCCCCACACCACCGTGATTGGCTACGAGAACCATAACAAGCGAGCCTGGGTCGAGCGGATGTTGCAGGTTAGTGTTGATTACCTCTTCctgtttatccaaaatctgctgttAAGTCCTTCACATATCAAATCTCATCTTGTCGATCTCTCACGAAGACGTATGTCATGAAATAGCTGACTACTTGGTAACTTGTACAGACAACTCCAGAGGAATCTGGAATAGCTCTGCAGGTGATCGCAAGCAGTATAGCAGCATCCAGCAACCTGGCTTCCCTCTCCATTGCTCTGAGCTCCCTCATCGGCACCTGGATAGGGAGCAGCTCCAAGGTGCTGATGACCGAAGTCGTCTACGGGGACACAAGCCCAACCACCTCCTCCGTCAAGTACGTCTCCCTGCTCATCTGCTTCTTGGCCGCCTTCACCTGCTTCATCCAGTCGGCGCGATACTTGGTCCACGCCAGCTTCATGATGAGCACGCTGGATTCCGACATACCCGTGAGCTACGTCCAGACAGCAGTGATCAGGGGCAGCAACTTCTGGTCGATGGGTCTGAGAGCAATGTACTTCGCCACAACCTTGCTGCTTTGGATCTTTGGACCCATTCCAATGTTTGCTTGCTCGGTGTTCATGGTGACGATGCTGCACTTCCTTGATACTAACTCCACTCCGCTGCACCAGTTCAGATACTACACAAACAAGGGGCTGGAGAAAAAGATGATGAACCGAAGACCTACGAGCACCGCAAGCAGCATTCACGACAACCCCATGTATACTCCGGTCACATGTATAAGCTGAGAAGAACTGAGATGACTCGATTGATGAGAAATGGTTTTTCTTACAGGAAACTTAGAATGTAATAACCAAAGTTGTAGTGGATCATGATGATggaattctttctctttttcttcaccAGTGCAAACTGGAAAGCTTTCAAATCTTCATTAGAACTACACTGATCATTGCCTTTTCACCATCGGAGAAGAAGAAATGATTTGCACCGAAGAATCAATGAACAGCAAGTGGATGATTCAACCATATGTAAGTCGACAAGTGTCAGTCTTTTTGACCTACAATTAGCCTCTAATTTCCCTCTTTGGTGTCACTGTTTTATATGTAATCCAACAGTAAATTATTGGAGATAGAATCTAAAGTGTGGCATGACTCAATTGTTTATCATCTCGATGACTCCCTCATGGCACTGAATTCGGTTCTTTTAGGGCCTCCGAAGAAAAGAGTGGTAAAGTAGATTAAGGTGATCATTTTAATAATGAGCAAACACTGTAAACATCACAATCCAAACCTCATCCAAAGTTATCCCTTAATTATTCGAATCCTTCACTATACTTAATAGTACGGCACGATTTAATGTGATGATGAATCGATTAACTTGTTGAGTCTAAACTACTGATCCAAAAAACTATATTATTGTAGATTGTGACAATCATATATACGAGGCCAATTGATTGCATTAGAAAAAGAAAATCTCCAAATTCTTATTATCATTGGGCAATCGATGAATTCAGTCCTTTTCTCTGTCCCAATGTCTGTTTTGCTCATGCATCCTCCGCTGTGTGCTGAAAGGAAAATGATGAGCCTGACCTCCCATGTCGATTGCCGACATATGTAGTAGCATGGAACATTATGATCAATGTACATTGGAGTAATCTTACCATGATGTCTAGATTCGCAGACTTGCCCCATAACGAGACAGAGAGTTCAACTTTTCAGTGGAAGAAGATCTCTCTTCAGTGCACCAAGGAAGGTGGATCCACCTGCCTCCACCAGGGAGGAGGGGACACAAAGCACAAATCCAACAAAGCAGACAGGGGGAAAAGAGTTCACCGCCGGGGTTGGGGTCCCGTTTTCGGAGCCCTGTTGGGGTCGGTCGTGGGGGCACCCAACTTGCTATCATCATGACAAGAGCCTGTGCGCCACCTCATGCCCACCAAAGCTGGCCCAGCTCCCTCTTCCTCCTACCCCGGTCGCCAGTACTCCAAATCAATGTTCCCATCACCTTTTGCTTCCTTGCTTTATCAACTCGTCACATCTCTGTCTTTTTTTCCCTCTCTCTGTGATGTTATGAcccaagaggaagaaaaaaacaaaaggaaagaagagcTCCAGGCGAGACTACTCTAAGCCTCCGATGATAAAAGCCAATGACAGGGAAGGTAAAATGGGGCCTGTGGTGTCTAGCTGGTAACAGGTGAGGCATCTGCGTATAAAGTATGAGAGAGTCAGCCATAAAAGAACCTCCAGGCTCTGGaagtgggaaagaaaagaaagggtcTTTGGAGTGGGGGAGATCAGTGTGTGATGTTCCGGTTTATCCGGGGGTTCTTTGGGGGTTGTTCCTATAAAGGGAACACAGAATTAGGTTGTTTTGGACCAGCGAGAGTCAtggcttcttcctcctcctcccatgCTCTCACGCTCACAGGCTTACAGAGAGAGTTAAAGCGAAGTACGTGCTTTAGACCCCACCATGTGAGCCTCTGTGTGCTTACACCCGCGAGTGTCCGTTCCCCACAGTTGCGAACGCAAGCAGCATTAATTAAGAAGGAGCTAGATTTCGTTATGCCACTGTCTCGGTTTTATGACACTGCCATTCCTTTCAATCATGAAGAAGAAGGGAGGGCTCACTTGTTTGTGGAGTGGTAATGGCTTATAACCGCTGCTCTATGAATAGCATTTAGATGAAACATAAGAACATGTAGGGAGCTAAAAGTATAGGGATGAAATACGTCATACCTAATACATCATTCATTTCCCGAGGCATGCAAATTTAAGCTCGGAATTCCGAGTGTGGGTATGTGTAATATTCGTCGCAAAGACTCGACTAGATCCTCCAAATCTTTCAAGGGATTCGGCCTGCACGTGGTTGGTAGGATAAGCTTCGTGACACGATTGAATGATGAGCAATATTCCGAGGCACAGCGACGATGAACAACACAGATGCTCAAAGGTCCTCGTGGTCAGCGCTGTAACGAGAACAGTCGCGGTTGGTTAGTTTCTCAGGAGGAGGAATCAGTGAAGATTTTGTGACATTCATGCCTGCGAACCTCTAAAGATTTTGTTTTGTTTCCTTGTTGTTTCCTCTTAAAGGGGTTGCGCATGGCGGTCGAGGAAGTGAAAACTCCAAACTTGCCGGCTAAGATACTCTATGCATCGTCCACGTGCTGAGCTCGTTCCTCTATCTCCCCCTCTCCCACAACCACCAACAGCAACAAGGGAGTGGGAGTCTGTGATCCGTGATTTCACGTCGAAACAATGCTAGAGTACTGCTCCATAGCTCGGCCGTGACCTACAAGAAGGGTGGCAGGAGGAGGCAAGCATCGAGCGATAGTAGGCACAGCGACCGGGGGAAAAGCAAATGAGCTCTTACGTCTTGTCATCTGATGTagcacggagagagagagagaggacacccACAGATAAAAGGGCTTGGATAAGCGAAAGCGTCTCTCTCGCGGCAGCAGCCGAAGTCAAGCGGCCCCCGGTAACTCTGCTGCCATCCATCCCCATCTCTGCTCTCTTCTGCGCCCGCTGCGGTCGTTGCAGAAGAAGCTAATGCACCAGCACCAGCAACACAGTTCCACCGAGAAAAGCGAGGCGAAAGTGAAGTGATAACCCGAGACACAGCGTCCTCCCgcacctctccctctctctctcgctctctctctctctctctcctttccatTTGATTCAAGCATTGACACGGAGCCAGCTGCTGTTCTGGAGCAGCAGCCGCAGCGACGACGACCGCATCAAAACGACGCTGCGACAGCAACCGAGAGAGATTAAAAATGAGACGTATCTAGTGAGGGAGACACAGAGAAATAGAGAAAGAGAAGGTGAAGAAGAGGGAAGGAGTTATGAAGGTCGGAGCTACAGAGGGTACGGATCGCTTTTGACCCGCTTTCCATTGGCAAAGCTTATGCATGGTTAGGGCGTCCAAGAaagagaaagggaggaggaggagaagaaaagccAAAGCTTTTTGGTATTTAGCTCTTATATTTATCTACCTCGCCCTGATGCTCTCTCTGTTCTTTTGCTCTGCTCTCGACTCGGCTGCTTCTGCTCGTCTCCCGCCTCCCACGCTTGTCTTCTTTAGGCACCTTTAGCGCCCCCTCTCATGCGTCGCTTCACCAGGCCTGTGCTCTCATTCCCTCCATAATCCTTGGCTTAACCCACATCCCATACTTGTCCCCTCTTCCCCTGAATTTGGCTCCTCTCTTGCTTGGTTTCGCCTTCGGTACCTGGGCTTTTCGCTTCTTTGGGTTCGGATAAAATGGGGATCGATTTGAACACcatagaggaggaggaagaagagccgGAGCAGCCGGCCTACCACGCCGCTTCGCCGCCCGCGGCGACACCGGTGGATCGCGCGCTTCAGGTGACGCCGGTGTGCCTGGAGCTGTGGCACGCGTGCGCGGGGCCCCGGATATGGCTGCCCAAGAAGGGAAGCTTGGTGGTGTACTTCCCGCAGGGACATATCGAGCACTTTGGGGAGGACGGTGGTCGGAGAGGCGGAGTCTGCCGCCGCGATGTGCCGCCTTATGTGTTTTGCCTTGTGGTCGACGTCAAGCTTCATGTTCGTTTGTCATCTCACCCTGGTTTCGATCTTTCATTTAGGGTTTCAAAAGGTGGTCTTTCCGTCTCTAAACCTTGGTTCTTTCGCGTCGCCAATGGACGCAGGCTGATGCGGCTACGGACGAGGTCTATGCCCAGCTCTCTCTTCTTGCTGAAAGCGAGGTAAAGGCTTCTGCTTATTCTCGATTTGCCATTTGATAGAGTTGTAAGGCCTGCCTTATCTCTTCTAAAGGTATGAGCTTGATTACATGTAGTTGATCCTGCATCAAGAAAAAGTATTTTAGGCAACATAAACCTTCATGGCCAATTTCAAAGCCTGACCAAACGTAAAGAATGTGTAACATGGAACAAGTTTAATCTGAGCTGTGCTTTGGTGGTGTTACGATTCTTTTCTTGTGTCTAACTGTCGTTTCTTGGCTCAGGAATTTGAACTAAGAATGAAGAAGGGTGAGGTTGAAGGAAACGAGGAAGATGAGGATGTCGAATGTATAAGCCGATCCTCTGTTCCACACATGTTCTGCAAAACCCTCACTGCCTCTGACACGAGCACCCATGGAGGGTTTTCTGTGCCCCGCCGTGCCGCCGAGGACTGTTTCCCTCCCCTGGTGACTAGACACTCTTCAACTTGTGGCTATTCTGATTGGAGCTCATGATGGCATATATCTAGAGTTCCTAATTTGAAACAGATACTTCACGATTGGTGCAATTTAAAAtgggttggttggttggttgcaACCTTTGGCATGAACATTGTTTTAAACGTGTTTGTTTCTGTCTCCTTTTGATTTAGGATTATAAGCTGCAGAGGCCTTCCCAAGAGCTTATTGCAAAAGATTTACATGGCACAGAATGGACGTTTAGACATATCTACAGAGGTATATCTAACAGATCTAAACCTTTGTTGTTAGTTTTCCGATGTTTGAACCAAGACTGCCTGGCACATAAAACCTTTTCTCTTTATACTCCAATTTTCAGGTTAGTTTGACTTCACTTTTGTGCTCAAAGACTTGTGGCGTCGTTTGTGCTAATATTATTTTACTGTATTTTAAAGACATGTTGGCTATTAATTTTTTATCTGTGGTTGATGAATATTTCGGCATTTTAAAGCATTTAGCTGAAGATATCGGTCTCACTATTCAACCAGGTTGCTTGTTTCCATGTTTTGGCG
Coding sequences within:
- the LOC135672284 gene encoding protein DMP4-like, whose product is MATKITDVEAQQQQQQQKQPLLAPDSSGDDQVTSVQRAISQTFRSTAHLAKLLPTGTVLAFQLLSPIFTDGGHCMAANRLMTACLAALCALSCFVLSFTDSFRDGNGTVRYGLATFKGLWVIDGTAPLPPTIAIGYRIKFIDFVHAFMSFLVFAAVALFDQNVASCFYPIPSVETKQVLTCLPVAIGVICSMLFVTFPTTRHGIGFPLSPH
- the LOC135672285 gene encoding NAC domain-containing protein 73-like — translated: MAWCSSCGNDRMFDRNLASSVALVGVGKRLKANSIKACPSCGHRIELVESEKPPSAIQDLPGLPAGVKFDPTDQELLEHLEGKAMPESEKFHPLIDEFIPTIEGESGICYTHPEKLPGVRRDGLVRHFFHRPSKAYTTGTRKRRKVHTDEHGGETRWHKTGKTRPVFVGGSLKGYKKILVLYTNYGNQRKPEKTNWVMHQYHLGSDEEEKEGELVVSKVFYQTQPRQCGLGAKDAVQTRLNGYGGGGNAILKDGSISNYCSSSLISYDQTRNSQAKFAMQATGASFLP
- the LOC135672286 gene encoding uncharacterized protein LOC135672286, which produces MLLDRESIDLVLVPAGLAMMFGYHLFLLYRILRFPHTTVIGYENHNKRAWVERMLQTTPEESGIALQVIASSIAASSNLASLSIALSSLIGTWIGSSSKVLMTEVVYGDTSPTTSSVKYVSLLICFLAAFTCFIQSARYLVHASFMMSTLDSDIPVSYVQTAVIRGSNFWSMGLRAMYFATTLLLWIFGPIPMFACSVFMVTMLHFLDTNSTPLHQFRYYTNKGLEKKMMNRRPTSTASSIHDNPMYTPVTCIS